The Pyrenophora tritici-repentis strain M4 chromosome 2, whole genome shotgun sequence genome window below encodes:
- a CDS encoding leukotriene A-4 hydrolase hydrolase, with the protein MHRSPAAMVTRPMVDPNIEIRTPRDPNTLSNYHNFVTRHTSVDFDVDFKGKRLFGSVVLSLESLTDEDVREVVLDSSFLDISVVEIDGKSVQFTVGDRVEPYGSPLTITLPSNVAKGKTIDVEIKVATTDKCTALQWMTPAQTSNKKHPYMFSQCQAIHARSVFPCQDTPDVKSTFSFALRSPLPVLASGLPTGASDYQPPKKDGESGTMKYTFEQKVPMTVYLFAIASGDLACASIGPRSTVWSGPEELLSCQRELDGEIEPFMKALESIVSPTYQWGQYNVLILPPSFPYGGMENPVWTYATPSIISGDKQNVDVIAHELSHSWSGNLVSAASWEHFWLNEGWTTYLERRIAAAIHGEAHRHFSAIIGWKALEQSIENYGADHPYTKLVLDLKGQDPDDAFSSIPYEKGFHALYQFELLLGKDKWDSFIPHYFDTFKFKSVDSYDFKSCLIDFFANDADSRKKLEEFDWDKLFYAPGYPVKPDFDQTMVKSCYELADKWQALVAASSVSSTSSTFTPQPSDIDGWVSNQSVVFLERLQSFATTFSPENVHLLGATYGYATTQNIEVLSRYLNIGLMAKAKETYTPAAELLGKIGRMKFVRPMFRLLNEADRQLAVATFERNREFYHPICRQMVEKDLFGEEGK; encoded by the exons ATGCATCGCTCCCCCGCCGCCATGGTGACACGGCCAATGGTGGACCCGAATATTGAGATCCGCACACCAAGGGATCCTAATACGTTGTCTAATTATCACAACTTTGTCACGAGACATACGAGCGTGGACTTTGATGTTGATTTCAAGGGGAAGCGGTTGTTTGGGAGTGTGGTGTTGAGTCTGGAGTCTTTGACGGATGAGGATGTTAGGGAGGTTGTGCTGGATTCTAG CTTTCTGGATATTTCCGTGGTGGAGATCGATGGAAAAAGCGTTCAGTTCACCGTGGGTGACAGAGTGGAACCATATGGCAGTCCGCTCACCATTACACTCCCTTCCAACGTTGCCAAAGGCAAAACCATCGATGTTGAGATCAAGGTCGCAACCACCGACAAATGCACTGCGCTCCAGTGGATGACGCCTGCTCAGACTTCTAACAAAAAGCACCCGTACATGTTCTCTCAGTGCCAAGCCATTCATGCGCGATCCGTCTTCCCTTGCCAGGATACTCCAGATGTCAAGTCGACCTTTAGCTTCGCTTTGCGCTCACCACTACCCGTTCTTGCCTCTGGTTTGCCAACGGGAGCAAGCGACTACCAACCTCCCAAGAAGGACGGCGAGAGTGGAACGATGAAGTACACGTTTGAGCAAAAGGTTCCCATGACGGTCTATCTCTTCGCCATCGCAAGTGGTGATCTCGCGTGTGCTAGCATTGGTCCTCGCAGCACGGTATGGTCCGGCCCTGAAGAACTTCTCTCATGCCAACGCGAACTAGACGGTGAGATTGAACCATTCATGAAAGCTCTTGAGTCCATCGTTTCGCCAACCTACCAATGGGGACAATACAACGTGCTCATTCTACCCCCATCCTTCCCATACGGAGGCATGGAGAACCCTGTTTGGACCTATGCCACACCCTCCATCATCTCCGGAGACAAGCAGAACGTCGATGTCATTGCACACGAGCTTTCTCACTCGTGGTCTGGCAACCTCGTCAGCGCAGCCAGCTGGGAGCATTTCTGGCTCAACGAGGGATGGACCACGTACCTGGAGCGTAGGATCGCTGCGGCCATCCACGGAGAAGCACATCGCCACTTCTCCGCCATCATCGGGTGGAAAGCGCTCGAACAAAGCATCGAGAACTATGGGGCCGACCACCCTTACACCAAACTCGTGCTCGACCTCAAGGGCCAGGATCCAGATGACGCCTTCTCGTCGATCCCTTACGAAAAGGGCTTCCACGCCTTGTACCAATTCGAGCTACTCCTTGGCAAGGACAAGTGGGATTCCTTCATCCCCCACTACTTTGACACGTTCAAGTTCAAAAGCGTAGACTCGTACGACTTCAAAAGCTGCCTAATCGATTTCTTCGCCAACGACGCAGACAGCAGGAAGAAGCTTGAGGAGTTCGACTGGGACAAGCTCTTCTACGCGCCCGGATACCCCGTTAAACCAGACTTTGACCAAACCATGGTCAAGAGCTGCTACGAACTCGCCGACAAATGGcaagctctcgtcgccgcTTCCTCCGTCTCCAGCACTTCCAGCACTTTTACCCCCCAACCCTCCGACATCGACGGCTGGGTCTCCAACCAATCCGTCGTCTTCCTCGAACGCCTCCAATCCTTCGCCACTACTTTCTCCCCCGAAAACGTCCACTTGCTCGGCGCTACCTACGGCTACGCCACTACGCAGAACATCGAGGTGCTGTCGCGCTACCTCAACATTGGTCTCATGGCCAAGGCGAAAGAAACGTATACCCCCGCAGCAGAACTACTAGGCAAGATTGGAAGAATGAAGTTTGTAAGACCAATGTTTAGGCTGCTGAATGAGGCGGATCGCCAACTGGCGGTTGCCACGTTTGAGAGGAATAGGGAGTTTTATCATCCGATTTGTAGACAGATGGTTGAGAAGGATTTGTTTGGTGAAGAGGGGAAATAG
- a CDS encoding LysM domain containing protein: MNPSNGSSLSTSKSNSTLRPRTKRLISVEDDIYATDGSDGGASRGTSRLGSRNPSPTPNARIGAGSSSRLNVTSTPFSSFQRPSGTWTPKSPSQTLSGLWGNSWSAIQGIAATVLANDDTGDSATTRRRKPGHGRRTSTSAPPPKNWGPEGADSHVGTGTHEEREALVRAMKRKDLLTANEHMISDSIGRIKRRNSDDQTSVSVPPGENEDRDALVYIHHVRPQDTLAGLSIKYNCQQAVLRKANRMWPNDSIQIKKEIVLPVDACGVKGRPVPGPDAAPAEDLIIGEFGDSSSSKAPSSDTQGLPNGWTTPKKKDQDTVSNLSSDAEAPWKHDSWVLLPNDTQPTQIARLPRRALGFFPPARRKSLVYSDASTPRPSVDLPRSSTSTNPLTSSPSQSVRPRASSNLSSASMQSRQRSTSGQAWGLHGPGGVGTMGKNVRCPGPAQDSLNKKFAQYLPNMAPPPGQEYFTPWAPSLLDAGAGTSSQYGGSGAVTPLSGTGLDFQELGGAIEGWVRKVGTQAQKLLNEPGTPGQGKRSAVPVLGAVGGDLNDLIELRDDAFEIGDDERDRGRSRAEETMASTERSVSRSTQQYQSARPDFNLVLRDRTRKGDGSKKD; encoded by the coding sequence ATGAACCCCTCCAATGGCTCCTCGCTGTCCACTTCAAAGAGCAACTCGACGCTGCGCCCCCGAACTAAGCGACTGATCTCAGTGGAAGACGACATCTACGCGACTGATGGTAGTGATGGCGGAGCGAGTAGGGGCACATCGAGGCTAGGCTCGCGGAATCCATCTCCTACTCCAAACGCACGCATAGGCGCTGGCTCTTCCTCGCGCCTTAACGTCACTTCTACACCCTTTTCCTCTTTCCAAAGACCATCAGGTACATGGACCCCGAAATCGCCTTCGCAGACACTGTCCGGGCTATGGGGGAATTCGTGGTCGGCTATCCAGGGCATTGCAGCGACCGTCTTGGCGAATGATGACACGGGAGACTCTGCCACGACTCGCAGGAGAAAACCCGGACATGGACGGCGAACGTCTACAAGCGCACCGCCGCCAAAGAACTGGGGCCCGGAAGGGGCAGACTCGCATGTTGGCACGGGCACACATGAGGAAAGGGAGGCCCTGGTTCGGGCAATGAAGCGCAAGGACCTCTTGACCGCTAACGAGCACATGATATCGGATTCCATAGGCCGTATAAAGCGGAGAAATTCAGACGACCAGACGAGTGTTTCCGTACCTCCGGGTGAGAACGAGGACCGAGATGCACTAGTGTACATCCACCATGTCCGGCCGCAGGACACGCTGGCTGGACTCAGTATCAAGTACAACTGCCAGCAGGCTGTTTTACGCAAAGCAAACCGCATGTGGCCAAACGATAGCATACAGATCAAGAAGGAGATAGTCTTGCCAGTGGATGCTTGTGGGGTAAAGGGTCGGCCGGTCCCTGGGCCAGACGCTGCTCCTGCCGAGGATCTGATAATTGGAGAATTTGGCGACAGTTCAAGCAGCAAGGCCCCGTCTTCAGATACCCAAGGTCTTCCGAATGGCTGGACCACTCCAAAGAAAAAGGACCAGGATACAGTCTCCAACCTTTCTTCAGATGCCGAGGCCCCATGGAAGCATGATTCTTGGGTACTACTTCCTAACGACACACAGCCTACTCAAATTGCCCGTCTGCCACGTAGAGCTCTGGGCTTCTTTCCACCTGCAAGGCGGAAGTCCCTTGTCTATTCTGACGCTTCCACACCTCGACCGTCCGTCGACCTACCTCGCTCATCCACCTCCACGAATCCACTCACAAGCTCTCCTTCGCAGTCTGTCCGACCGCGCGCATCGAGTAATCTTTCGTCTGCCTCAATGCAAAGTCGTCAACGGAGCACGTCGGGCCAGGCGTGGGGCCTGCATGGCCCAGGAGGCGTGGGTACAATGGGGAAGAACGTGAGATGTCCAGGACCTGCGCAGGATAGCCTCAACAAGAAGTTTGCTCAATACTTGCCCAATATGGCACCTCCACCTGGGCAAGAGTATTTCACGCCGTGGGCGCCGAGCTTGCTGGATGCAGGCGCAGGAACGTCGAGTCAATATGGCGGATCCGGCGCCGTCACCCCACTCAGCGGCACTGGCTTGGATTTCCAGGAACTTGGAGGTGCCATAGAAGGCTGGGTTAGGAAAGTCGGTACACAGGCGCAGAAACTTCTAAACGAACCCGGAACACCAGGGCAGGGGAAACGCAGCGCTGTACCCGTGCTTGGTGCGGTTGGTGGCGACCTGAATGACCTGATTGAACTGCGAGATGACGCGTTCGAAATTGGGGATGATGAGAGAGACAGGGGCAGGTCGAGAGCAGAAGAGACCATGGCATCTACGGAGCGTTCTGTATCCAGATCTACACAGCAGTATCAATCCGCAAGACCGGATTTCAATCTTGTTCTCAGAGATAGAACGAGAAAAGGCGATGGTAGTAAGAAGGATTGA
- a CDS encoding Nucleo-P87 multi-domain protein, with the protein MPWEETPEVHEEAELTMTGALPVNEEAQAQPTETRTPASSASKRARSTRGSARSSAKKASPNEIAPLQQDVEAEEDSGFGDLTFSSLGSNSPAHGTRPPSAIKVGATPAHERSVLALTNFKRRARQPSLLRMVQQTDVEDNDDDTLDNTDNFDFDDFLPHAESTPLNVRKNRTEEETRNDSGTHVSSSASRGTKRKLSPAVVQVPRSSPPGSPLSERDIEVERSPSPSLPEVLPSQEQIIGQTQEDEEPMSETLAPPMSSSTIGEESEPPSPAQTRPRRRGRQSKTPVRYNESEAEETETPAKAKRGAKKKAEQKISTAQLKDLLPRRRNRYRDRDEFDVVSSDDIEQVDSDEDELQMPERRVRQRQAAGKLASPKATKKPTRGKKAASKAAQKASKTYSRRISSDKENDKAGQGDAETTEVSAIEHSEKLEAIRKKFAEVDAFELEFEDVTATTSSSPFR; encoded by the coding sequence ATGCCCTGGGAGGAGACACCGGAGGTTCACGAGGAAGCGGAGCTCACCATGACCGGTGCGCTGCCAGTCAACGAGGAAGCTCAAGCTCAGCCGACCGAGACTCGCACACCTGCATCAAGCGCGTCGAAAAGGGCCCGATCGACGAGGGGTAGCGCGCGGAGCTCTGCAAAAAAGGCATCACCAAACGAGATCGCGCCACTCCAGCAAGACGTCGAAGCTGAAGAGGACAGTGGCTTCGGCGACTTGACATTCTCCTCCCTGGGCTCAAATTCACCTGCTCACGGTACACGCCCGCCTTCTGCCATCAAAGTCGGCGCAACGCCTGCACACGAACGATCGGTATTAGCCTTGACCAATTTCAAGCGAAGAGCCCGCCAGCCAAGCTTATTGCGCATGGTACAGCAGACGGATGTCGAAgacaacgacgacgacacTCTAGACAACACTGATAACTTTGACTTTGACGATTTTCTTCCCCATGCCGAGTCGACACCACTCAATGTGCGAAAGAACCGAACCGAGGAAGAGACACGAAATGATAGTGGCACTCATGTCTCCAGCTCCGCTTCTCGCGGTACCAAGCGCAAGTTGTCTCCTGCAGTCGTCCAGGTGCCACGTTCGTCACCACCGGGCAGTCCACTGTCTGAAAGGGACATTGAAGTAGAAAGGTCTCCTTCTCCTAGCTTACCGGAAGTACTACCGTCACAAGAACAAATCATAGGGCAAACTCAGGAAGACGAGGAGCCCATGAGTGAAACACTAGCACCTCCAATGTCAAGCAGTACGATAGGTGAAGAATCAGAGCCCCCATCTCCAGCACAGACGCGACCACGCAGAAGAGGAAGGCAGTCAAAGACGCCTGTGAGATACAATGAATCCGAGGCCGAAGAGACGGAGACACCAGCAAAAGCCAAGCGAGGAgccaagaagaaggcagAGCAAAAGATATCCACTGCACAACTCAAAGACCTGCTGCCCCGCCGACGCAATCGCTATCGGGATCGTGATGAGTTTGATGTCGTGTCTTCGGACGACATTGAACAAGTTGACTCAGACGAGGACGAACTGCAAATGCCAGAGCGGCGGGTTCGTCAACGACAAGCGGCAGGAAAGCTCGCATCACCAAAAGCGACAAAGAAGCCTACCCGTGGGAAGAAGGCAGCATCCAAAGCCGCGCAAAAGGCAAGCAAAACCTATAGTCGAAGAATCTCGTCGGACAAGGAGAACGACAAGGCAGGTCAGGGTGATGCCGAAACTACCGAAGTCTCCGCAATTGAGCATTCAGAGAAGCTAGAAGCCATCCGCAAGAAGTTTGCAGAAGTGGATGCCTTTGAGCTAGAGTTTGAAGATGTGACTGCAACGACAAGCTCGAGTCCTTTTCGATGA
- a CDS encoding NUDIX domain protein, producing the protein MTAPIPSFDYQSSLEEYAIPAKEFLRQHPEYHVLATGAIVFNQQGKLLLVQRAADERAFPNYWEIPGGKVDDTDETILHAAVRELKEEAGLEATRVVRKVTQFTFSDQVPGRPTTTWLKLVFEMEVKQADVVLDPIEHQKFLFATEGEIANDKVGDVKLAYISPENKVVKLEAFKMRQEL; encoded by the exons ATGACTGCGCCAATTCCATCGTTTGATTATCAGTCATCTCTGGAAGAATACGCGATACCTGCCAAAGAATTCCTTCGCCAACATCCCGAGTACCATGTACTCGCTACCGGCGCAATAGTTTTCAACCAACAGGGAAAACTTCTACTGGTACAGCGCGCGGCAGATGAACGAGCCTTTCCAAACTACTGG GAGATACCTGGGGGGAAGGTCGATGACACGGATGAGACGATCCTGCACGCTGCTGTTCGGGAGCTGAAGGAAGAGGCCGGCTTGGAAGCTACTAGGGTGGTAAGGAAGGTCACTCAGTTCACTTTTTCAGATCAGGTGCCTGGCCGGCCAACGACAACATGGCTGAAGCTGGTATTTGAGATGGAGGTGAAGCAGGCTGATGTCGTCCTGGATCCAATTGAGCATCAGAAATTTCTGTTTGCTACCGAGGGCGAGATTGCAAACGACAAGGTGGGAGATGTAAAACTCGCGTACATCAGTCCCGAGAACAAGGTGGTCAAGCTGGAGGCCTTCAAGATGAGGCAGGAGTTATGA
- a CDS encoding cutinase transcription factor 1 alpha, with product MSGEHSFMANAAPTAPPPLAAQPSIGTPPSASSQSVPPGHPSFRRQRASRACETCHARKVRCDAASLGIPCTNCTAFGIECRIPQPKRKKTQTARAKDVESERGDSDDRSPGSASVEPRERSTVYNTEDGTPSTTVSPAYAAQQATHNGTYVQFMKPKFARAPIKEAGRVAYLGESSNLSLLVHDRYGTTDVVHYPLPENVRGAKARVNEMDNMEIEILHQRGAFLLPPRSLCDELVEAYFRWVAPVVPVINRSRFMRQYRDPKNPPSLLLLQAILLAGSRVCTNAQLMDSSGSTTPAAMTFYKRAKALYDANFEDDRVTIVQALILMGWYWEGPEDVTKNVFYWTRVAIVVAQGSGMHRSVEGSQLSRSDKRLWKRIWWTLYSRDRSVAVALGRPVAIDPEDSDVEMVSEDDFIDDETDHAAEYPPDPVHVQFFINYVKLSEIMGLVLSQQYSVASKHRRANAIDLTHSDMALADWLQHCPPEVQWERNRHHFWAALLHSNYYTTLCLLHRAHMPPAGSPKATNLDGFGEEHAYPSRNIAYQAAAMITSIIENLRAHDEIRYTPAFIVYSLFSALIMHVYQMKSSNKSIVSATEQRLQICLDALKEVSKVWLVAKMVHTLFESILGNKHLEERLQKAAGRNHKKNKVPSVPPPPPPKPAQESTKRKFDDMDLGFPVPSGPPAAQVSYERSRPQTPAVTPSRDLQPQPPMPQMTTGSPQMNRQNHDAFMGPSRSGTRPTTPFNPSYSYPGTPPDLFLVTRDTPNISQEVWQNFQPDQLFPADTQVNFPQMSPMQNHSLVDPALSQPQNMPMPQQPSQPPAPGGQQQMPGQPSNAGLSGNYEHNNTQAWQQQMEMMSQNQQQHGAQDDAWSSSSGGRHNPIVPMSLNVDDWFNFFGINGEADMSHLFQQGPS from the exons ATGTCGGGCGAACACTCCTTCATGGCAAACGCAGCGCCCACGGCGCCGCCGCCGCTGGCTGCACAACCCAGTATTGGGACTCC CCCGTCGGCTTCGTCGCAGTCGGTTCCCCCTGGACATCCTTCATTCCGACGACAGCGCGCCAGCAGAGCCTGTGAAA CATGTCACGCGAGGAAA GTTCGATGCGACGCCGCCTCATTAGGCATCCCATGCACCAATTGCACCGCCTTTGGCATCGAGTGCCGCATTCCGCAGCCCAAGCGGAAGAAGACGCAAACGGCAAGAGCAAAGGACGTCGAGAG CGAACGAGGCGATAGTGACGACCGTTCCCCCGGCAGTGCCTCAGTCGAACCGCGTGAGCGCTCCACTGTATACAATACCGAAGATGGCACTCCCTCCACCACCGTATCACCCGCCTATGCCGCCCAGCAGGCGACTCACAACGGCACCTATGTGCAATTCATGAAACCCAAGTTTGCGCGCGCGCCGATTAAAGAAGCCGGACGAGTCGCCTACCTGGGCGAGTCCTCGAATTTGTCACTGCTTGTACATGATCGCTATGGGACGACCGACGTTGTTCACTACCCACTGCCCGAGAACGTGCGAGGGGCAAAAGCGCGAGTCAATGAGATGGACAACATGGAGATTGAGATTCTGCACCAGCGGGGCGCCTTCCTACTTCCCCCACGCTCCCTGTGCGATGAATTGGTAGAAGCCTACTTCAGATGGGTCGCCCCAGTCGTGCCAGTCATCAACCGGAGCCGTTTCATGCGCCAGTACCGTGATCCGAAGAATCCCCCGTCGCTGCTTCTGCTGCAGGCCATTCTCCTCGCAGGCTCACGTGTCTGCACCAATGCCCAATTGATGGACTCTAGCGGCTCAACTACGCCCGCAGCCATGACCTTTTACAAGCGTGCAAAGGCACTCTATGATGCCAATTTTGAAGATGATCGTGTGACTATAGTACAGGCACTCATCTTGATGGGCTGGTACTGGGAGGGGCCTGAAGATGTTACCAAGAATGTCTTCTACTGGACACGAGTTGCCATTGTCGTGGCCCAAGGCTCGGGCATGCACCGCAGCGTCGAGGGGTCACAGTTGTCACGCTCGGACAAGCGACTGTGGAAGCGAATCTGGTGGACACTGTATAGCCGCGACCGGTCAGTGGCAGTCGCACTCGGCAGACCAGTAGCCATTGATCCCGAGGACTCCGACGTGGAGATGGTATCGGAAGATGACTTCATCGACGACGAGACAGACCACGCTGCCGAATACCCACCGGATCCGGTTCATGTTCAGTTCTTCATCAACTACGTCAAGCTCAGCGAAATCATGGGCTTGGTCCTATCACAACAATACTCGGTGGCGTCAAAACATCGTAGAGCGAACGCTATAGATCTCACTCACAGTGACATGGCTCTCGCAGATTGGCTGCAACACTGCCCTCCAGAAGTGCAGTGGGAGCGAAATCGGCACCACTTCTGGGCTGCCTTGCTACACTCTAATTACTA CACCACATTGTGCCTTCTTCATCGAGCGCATATGCCGCCAGCAGGCTCGCCAAAAGCCACTAATTTGGACGGCTTCGGCGAAGAGCATGCCTATCCATCACGGAACATAGCTTACCAAGCGGCCGCCATGATTACCTCGATCATCGAGAATCTCCGAGCCCACGATGAGATACGCTATACCCCAGCCTTCATCGTCTACAGCTTGTTCTCGGCTCTCATTATGCACGTCTACCAAATGAAGTCATCGAACAAGTCCATCGTCTCAGCAACAGAGCAGCGGCTGCAGATCTGCTTGGATGCTCTCAAGGAGGTCTCCAAAGTCTGGCTTGTCGCAAAGATGGTCCACACGCTGTTTGAATCCATTCTTGGCAACAAGCATCTGGAAGAGCGTCTGCAGAAGGCCGCAGGCAGGAATCACAAGAAGAACAAGGTCCCTTCGGTTCCACCGCCACCACCGCCAAAGCCCGCTCAGGAGTCTACTAAGCGGAAGTTTGATGACATGGATTTGGGATTCCCAGTACCCAGTGGACCTCCCGCAGCTCAGGTGTCATACGAGCGCTCTAGGCCGCAGACTCCAGCAGTCACCCCCTCGCGTGATCTACAACCACAGCCCCCTATGCCCCAGATGACGACAGGATCTCCACAAATGAACCGTCAAAACCACGACGCCTTCATGGGGCCTTCTCGGTCAGGAACACGCCCTACAACACCTTTTAACCCATCATACTCGTACCCAGGAACACCGCCAGATCTATTCTTGGTTACTCGCGACACACCCAACATCAGCCAAGAAGTATGGCAGAATTTCCAGCCTGACCAACTCTTCCCAGCCGACACACAGGTCAACTTTCCGCAAATGTCTCCGATGCAAAATCATAGCCTTGTAGACCCCGCTTTAAGCCAGCCCCAGAACATGCCCATGCCCCAGCAGCCATCGCAGCCACCGGCCCCAGGTGGTCAACAGCAGATGCCGGGCCAGCCATCGAACGCAGGTCTGTCGGGAAACTATGAACACAATAACACCCAGGCCTGGCAACAGCAAATGGAGATGATGTCACAGAATCAACAGCAGCATGGTGCGCAGGATGATGCATGGAGTAGCAGTTCCGGTGGCCGGCATAATCCTATCGTGCCTATGAGCTTGAATGTGGATGACTG GTTCAACTTTTTCGGCATCAATGGTGAAGCCGATATGTCGCACTTATTCCAGCAAGGACCTTCCTGA
- a CDS encoding NOT2 family protein produces the protein MGAPGLTNTNAQVRTNGSNPASSFAAAMSGPQPPLNLEEFPSLSGAPQVSNAGTAQQMWSGVSLRASQQNQQNTIGRPQGQGQQGQTGQAANQQNQGQDDSSQSQFSGAGDDYRFGGQGGVGQLGGLQPQTGNIEEFPPLGGAGGDVAPDRRAGLIQNAAAFGTNGNGAFPGLGQARNGLSSPTDSQQDRNINPTVGGRGLPGAVSRSPFENMRTVNAQEGNQRTGQQGNMFSLGPQLGMRGGGDNIAPGAQRSQQNQFEQTFGADPLGSPSAQNSHKKLSEMTDSERYGLPGLLAMIPMESPDYSSLAMGQDLTVLGLDLSRPDNSPLHPTFGSPFVESNVKPVIPPDFTLPTAYTVTNVPPLHSKMTSFSPETLLSIFYQYPRDILQEIAAQELYNRDWRWHIKLQQWMMKDPDLPAPVRLSPKDERGWYLFFDVMNWRKERREFELNYDHLDQRHGSPAMTGQM, from the exons ATGGGCGCGCCAGGCCTGACAAATACCAACGCGCAAGTACGGACAAACGGCAGTAATCCGGCTTCCAGCTTTGCAGCAGCAATGAGTGGTCCTCAGCCGCCGCTGAATCTCGA AGAGTTCCCTTCTTTATCGGGCGCACCGCAAGTCTCAAACGCCGGTACCGCGCAACAGATGTGGTCGGGTGTGTCTTTACGAGCCTCGCAACAAAACCAGCAGAACACGATCGGACGACCACAAGGCCAAGGACAACAGGGCCAGACTGGACAGGCGGCGAACCAGCAGAATCAGGGGCAGGATGATTCGTCACAGAGTCAGTTTTCTGGAGCTGGGGATGATTACCGATTTGGCGGGCAGGGGGGAGTTGGACAGTTGGGAGGTCTTCAGCCGCAGACGGGCAACATCGAGGAGTTTCCACCATTAGGCGGTGCTGGTGGGGATGTCGCGCCGGATCGGAGAGCGGGGCTGATACAGAATGCCGCGGCGTTTGGGACCAATGGAAATGGTGCCTTTCCTGGACTTGGACAAGCACGGAATGGCCTCTCAAGCCCGACAGACAGCCAACAGGACCGGAATATCAACCCCACTGTAGGTGGCCGGGGACTCCCGGGTGCAG TATCACGGTCCCCTTTTGAGAACATGAGGACTGTCAACGCACAGGAA GGCAATCAACGAACAGGACAGCAAGGGAACATGTTCTCGCTAGGCCCTCAGCTAGGCATGCGAGGCGGCGGTGATAATATTGCCCCAGGAGCCCAACGGTCTCAGCAAAATCAGTTCGAGCAGACATTCGGAGCAGACCCTCTCGGCTCACCAAGTGCCCAGAACTCCCACAAGAAACTATCCGAAATGACTGACTCGGAACGGTACGGCCTGCCAGGATTATTGGCAATGATTCCTATGGAGAGTCCCGACTATTCCTCGCTTGCCATGGGCCAGGATCTGACGGTCCTAGGCTTGGACCTGAGTCGACCAGA TAACTCACCTCTACACCCGACCTTTGGTTCACCGTTTGTGGAATCCAACGTGAAGCCTGTAATACCGCCGGATTTTACTTTACCAACAGCGTATACTGTCACCAACGTACCACCACTTCACTCCAAGATGACGAGCTTCTCGCCCGAGACACTTCTTTCCATCTTCTACCAGTATCCTAGAGACATACTGCAAGAGATTGCCGCACAAGAGCTGTACAACCGCGATTGGCGGTGGCATATCAAACTCCAACAGTGGATGATGAAGGATCCAGATCTCCCAGCGCCGGTCCGACTTTCGCCAAAGGACGAGCGTGGTTGGTATCTGTTTTTCGACGTCATGAACTGGAGGAAGGAAAGG AGAGAATTCGAGCTCAACTACGATCATTTGGATCAGCGTCACGGTAGCCCGGCAATGACGGGACAGATGTAG
- a CDS encoding Tymo-45kd-70kd multi-domain protein — MSSPTFFDNANEVRLALTKLSSAVREMKPSGAKPIPPKPDCFNLLARPVTNGCRICGLPGHQSTNIKNAAMCRTALIALTRHWEDMAECISFLYSHSDRFHKAVQAIEPTYDMRLDNGVEKCGDLEVVLVDRMTRNFLKYVAHVGSRLRNNQFNPVTLLDPLTYLGRA; from the coding sequence ATGTCGTCGCCTACATTCTTCGACAACGCCAACGAAGTCCGCCTGGCTCTTACAAAGCTCTCCAGTGCCGTCCGCGAGATGAAGCCATCCGGCGCAAAGCCGATCCCCCCAAAGCCCGATTGCTTCAACCTGCTCGCCCGACCCGTCACCAACGGCTGTCGCATCTGCGGCCTCCCAGGCCACCAGAGCACCAACATCAAAAACGCCGCCATGTGCCGCACTGCGCTCATCGCGCTCACCCGCCACTGGGAAGACATGGCCGAGTGCATATCGTTCCTCTACAGCCACTCTGACCGCTTCCACAAGGCCGTGCAAGCCATCGAGCCGACGTACGATATGCGGCTTGATAACGGGGTGGAGAAGTGTGGTGATTTGGAGGTTGTGCTTGTGGATCGCATGACGCGTAATTTTCTAAAGTACGTGGCGCATGTTGGaagtagactccgcaacaatcaattcaatccggtcactctcctagacccacttacctatctaggtagggcttaa
- a CDS encoding RpiB, Ribose 5-phosphate isomerase RpiB, translated as MTSPTPLRIAIGCDDAGVSYKNAIKADLEASPLVSTITDVGVPTNTDKTAYPHIAVNAAKLVTSGAADRALLICGTGLGVAIAANKVPGVRAVTAHDSFSVERAVLSNDAQVLCMGERVVGIELARRLVREWLGYRFDTASASAKKVDAIMEHERVNFKGLEADLEGAKGC; from the coding sequence ATGACATCACCAACGCCCCTCCGCATAGCAATCGGCTGCGATGACGCAGGCGTCTCCTACAAAAACGCCATAAAAGCCGACCTCGAAGCCTCCCCCCTCGTCTCCACCATCACCGACGTCGGCGTCCCCACCAACACAGACAAAACAGCCTACCCCCACATCGCCGTCAACGCCGCCAAACTCGTCACCTCTGGCGCCGCCGACCGCGCCCTCTTAATCTGCGGCACGGGTCTCGGCGTCGCCATTGCCGCGAACAAGGTGCCCGGTGTCCGGGCCGTGACTGCGCATGATAGTTTTTCCGTCGAGCGCGCCGTGCTGAGTAATGATGCGCAGGTGCTTTGTATGGGAGAGCGGGTCGTGGGGATTGAGCTTGCGAGGAGGTTGGTGAGGGAGTGGTTGGGGTATCGGTTTGATACGGCGAGTGCGAGTGCGAAGAAGGTGGATGCTATTATGGAGCATGAACGAGTGAATTTTAAGGGGTTGGAGGCAGATTTGGAGGGCGCCAAGGGGTGTTGA